Part of the Halorhabdus utahensis DSM 12940 genome, CCAAGTCGCTTCCTGGGCCACTCGCTCCCGACACCTACACTATCGCCGATGACTTCGCGTACCTCAGCGACAACTTCCAGCTCCGCGGGGAGGGCGGCCAGTCACAGGTGTTGATACGTGGGGACGGACTGGCCGAGGGGACACTCCTGTCGACACTCGACGATGCGGCCGGGTCAGTCCCCGAAGACAGCTCCATCCAGCTCCGGCCGGACGGCCGGGCAGCACTCGACGGTCCCCACACCGCGATCCGTGCAGTCGCAAGCGACAATGCGACGTTCGCGTCGCTTGTCGAGCGCAACGACGCGAACGACGACGGCCTGCCCGACGAGAACGTCAATACGGTCTACGCCGCGCTGTTCGACGCCGACGAGGCGGCCGCCTCGCAGGTCCTGAGTCGGTCCGATGACGGCAAGATCACGTCGGCGCGACTCGTGCTCTCGGTTCGCTCCAGCGAATCGGCCCAGACCATCGCCGACGACACGCGGACGTTCGCCGAGGGGATCGAAGCCGAGACGACCGAGATCACTGCCGTCGCGACGGGCGCGCCGGTCTCGACCGCCGTGATTCAGGACGCACTGCTGGAGACCCTGGTCGAAGCTTTCGCGGTGACGCTGGTGGTTATCCTGGTGTTCGCCACCGGGCTGTTCGGCCTGCGCTATGGGTCGTGGTCGCTCGGCGCGCTGGTGCTCGCGCCCGTCGTGGTCTCGCTGGCGTGGCTGCTCGGCGCGATGGCCGCGCTGGAAATCTCCTTCAACAGCGAGACGGCCGTCATCACGAGCCTCGCGATCGGGCTGGGCGTGGACTACAGCATCCACGCTGGCGAGCGCTTCATGGCCGAACGGGCGGAACGCGACACCCTCACTGAGGCGCTCCGGCGGACGATCACCGGCACCGGCGGGACCTTGCTCGCGAGCGCGGCGACGACGGCTGCGGCCTTCGGCGTCCTGGCATTCGCGCTGTCGCCACCGCTCCGGCGCTTCGGCATCGTGACCGGGCTGGCGATCATTTTCGCGTTCGTTGCCGTCGTCACGATGTTGCCCGGCCTGCTCGTCCTCCGGGAACGAGTGGTTGCTAGCGGGCTGCGTTCGGACTGAGTTCGTCAGTCGGTTTCGTCGCCCCCTTCGAAACAACTAGTCGAAAGATTCGTATATATTGTGTGCAAAGTAAACGGCATGGGAACGATTTCGGCGCGCGTCCCCGACGATCTCGAGGACGAACTGGAGATGTACCTCGAGGAGGAGCGTCTCGACCGGAGTACGGCCGTTCGGAAGCTCCTTGCGGAGGGGCTCGAAGACTGGCGACGCGATCGGGCGATCGAACGATTCGAGGCCGGTGATATCTCCTTCTCGCGGGCGGCCGAACTCGCGGACATGTCGGTGTGGGACTTCACCCGTCTGCTCGAGGAACGGGACGTGACCTGGGTCGCCGACGATCACCTAGCGGACGATATCGACTCTCTCTGAGATGTACGTCTTCGATGCGACGCCGTTGATCTATCTCGCGACTGTCGATCGACTCGGGATGCTCACCGAGTTCGAAGACGATCGATTGGTTCCAGAACGCGTCTACGACGAGGTCGTCACGGTCGGCCTCGACGCGGGTCACGCCGACGCCAGGCGCGTCGAGCGCGCCGTCGAGGACGACGTACTGACTGTCGCGACGGTGGAACGAACGGCCTCCTTCGAACGCCTGGCAGCGAACGACAGTCTCAGCGAGGCGGACGCCGCAGTCCTCGCGCTGGCAGCAGCCCGGGACGGGACCGGTGTCATGGACGAACAGTACGGTCGCGACGTGGCCGCCGCCGAGGGGATCGAGACGCGGGGGACGGCATACCTCGTGCTTCGATCACTCAAGCGAGACGCGATCACTGCCGAGGAGGCACGCGAGACCATCGACGCGATGGTCGATGCCGGCTGGTACTGCGCGCCGGACTTATATGCGAAACTCCTTCGCCGCATCGAGGATCTCGCCTGAGCCCGGTCCGGCGTCGACAGTGAGATCATGGTCGCCAACCGTTTTCACCACCCCATCCGTACCGCCATCTACCATGAAAATCGGCGTCATCGCGGACACGCACGACGCAAGCGACGTGATCGAGCGAGCAGTCGAGCGCTTCATCGTCGAGGATGTCGAAGCCGTGATCCACTGCGGCGACATCGTCGCGCCGTTTTCGGCGACGCCCTTCGACGCGGACTTCGATTTCTACGCCGTCCGCGGCAACAACGACGGCGAGTGGGCACTCGCCGACACGGTCGAGGCGTTCGGGACCTACCTGGAGGAGATGGGTGAGTTGACGTTTGACGGGGTTGATTTTGCGGTCTATCATGGGACCAGCGACGCCATCGTCGACGCGCTGGTCGAGTCAGGGAGCTACGACTACGTCCTCCACGGCCACACCCACGAACGAGTCAGCGAGGAACGCGACGGGACGGTCCGGCTCAATCCCGGCGGGGTTCCGATCCCGCAGGCCCCGAACCCGCCGGCTGCGCTCGTCGTCGACACCGAGACGGGTGGGATCGAGGCGTTCGAACTCGATTGAAACCCGATCGTGGAGACCCGCGGACGAAACACACTATTCTCCCCCCGCCGTATCGGGTGCTATGAGCGATACAGGACTACGTGGCCCGGCCGAGACCGCAGTGTTGCAGTGTCTGGCCCTCGAAAGCGGGGAGTCGTGTCTGATCGTGACCGACGACGAGCGCCGGCCGATCGGCGAGGCGCTGTATGCGGTCGCCAGCGAGACGACAGACGACGCGATGATCATCCAGTACCCGCCGGGCGATCAGCACGGCGAGGAACCGCCGGAACCGGTGGCGACGGCGATGGCGAGTGCCGATGTCGTGCTCGCGCCGACGACCAAGAGTCTCACCCACACCCGGGCGCGGACCGACGCGACCGACGCCGGCGCACGGGTTGCGACGCTGCCAGGGATCACTGAGGAGGTCTTCACGACCGGTCTGGACGTCGATTATACGGAGATCCACGCGGCGAGTGAGCGACTGCTCGACGCCGTCGAAGACGCCGCGGAACTCCGCGTTACGTCGCCACAGGGTACCGACATCACAGTCACCCCCGGCGACAGGGAGTGGCAACTCGACACCGGGATCGTCCACGAACCCGGCCAGCTGTCGAACCTTCCCGCGGGCGAGATATTTCTGAGCCCGGAGACTGCCGACGGGACAATCGTGGTCACGGGGACGATGGCACCCCATGGGCTGCTCGATAAGGCACAGTCGATCCGCCTCGAAGTCGAGGACGGGTACGTTACGTCGATCGACGACGACACGATCCGCGAGCAGGTCGAAACCGCCGCCGAGGAGGTCGGCCGGGATGCGTACAACCTCGCGGAACTCGGTATCGGAACCAACGTCGGGGTCGTCCAGCTCGTCGGCTCGGTCCTCTTAGACGAGAAAGCCGGCGGCACTGTCCACTTCGCAGTCGGTGACGACGCCGGCATCGGCGGGGACACCGACGCGCCGATTCACCTCGACGGGATCCTCCGGAATCCGACAGTGTACGCCGACGGCGAGGAGATCGACTTGCCGACGCCGTAGCTCCGAGGGGTGATCGGGGCTCGCGACGCGGATCGCCGGCCCGGCGCGCTGACGGCGACCTTTTACGTTCCCACCGAGTACCAACGACCATGAGCGAATCTTCACAGCGAGTGGGGCTCCCCTGTCCGGCGTGCTCGCCGGATCTGGAGACGGTCCACGAGGTGCTTTCGACTGGCGGGCAGGCAACGGTCCGATGTACGGAGTGCGATCACGTCCACAAGACGTCCCTCCCCGAGGAGCAGACGGTCCAGCGCGACGTTGTCGTCTCCCAGGACGGCGAATCATTCAAATCGACGACGGAGCCGCCGGCCGAGGAGACCCTGGCCGTCGGCGAGGAGTTCCTCTTAGAGACCGAGGAGGCGATCATGACCGTCCGGATCACGAGTCTCGAACTCGCGGAGGGTCGCGTCGAGGAGGCTCAGACCGAAGACGTCGAGACGATCTGGACGCGTGCGGTCGGCAACGTCGCCGTCAACGCGACCGTCCACCCCAAGTCGGGTGGCCGCGACGAGACCCGCAGCGAGCAGTTGCACGTCCCCGGCGACTACGAGTTCGTCGTCGGCGCGACCGACGACCTCGGCGACCTTTCCTTCACCGTTGAAGGCATCCACCTCCGGGACGACGCCGTCGGGTACCAACACGAGAAACTCGATCACGACAACGACAAAGCCTTCGCAAAGGACATCAACCGGCTGTATCTCCGCGACGAGACCAGCGACGCCTGGTCGGCGTGGTGAGAGCATGGGCTGGTGGGACTCCGGCGGTGAGGGGTCCGGTGATGGCGAGAGCGGTTTCGAGCGCCAGCGCGACGAGTTGATCGAGCAACTCCGAAAGCGCGAGCGCGTCAGCGAGCGTGCGCTCGATGCCCTGGCTGCCGTCCCTCGCCACGAGTTCGTCCCCGAAAGCAAACGTCGACACGCCTACGCCGACCGGCCGCTGCCGATCGGCGAGGGCCAGACCATCAGTGCGCCGCACATGGTGGCCATCATGGTCGACTGCCTCGAACTCGAACCCGGCCAGGCGGTACTGGAGATCGGTACCGGCTGTGGGTATCATGCGGCCGTCACCGCCGAGGTCGTGGGCGGGGAGAACGTCTACAGCGTCGAGTACCATTCCTCACTGGCCGAGCGCGCGCGTGATCGACTCGCCAAACTCGGCTATGGGGACATCTCGATCACTGTCGGTGACGGCCACGACGGCTGGCCCGAACACGCGCCCTACGACCGGGCGTACCTGACCGCGGCGGCCAGTGCAGTGCCGGACGCGCTTCTCGATCAGCTTCGACCGGGCGGAATCTTCCTCGGGCCGATCGGCGACCGTCGCCAGACGCTCGTCCGGATTCAGAAACGTCCGGATGGCTCGACCGAACGCGAGACCTTCGGCGGTGTGCGCTTCGTTCAGATGCAAGGCGGGACGTAGCCGGGTCGTCGGAGCGGGATTGCCGTCTCGAACCGCCGGCGAGCGCGACGTTCATTAGGGTGCAGTCGCAATCTCGCGTATGGACCGGGCGGTGTTGCGCGAGGACATGGTCGACGGGCTCCGCCACCGGCGTGAGAGCCTCCTCAGCGAGGCAGCCGTGGCAAGTGCGATGGGAACTGTCCCGCGCCACGACTTCTTCGATGACGACCGCACGGCGTACGCCGATCGCGAGACCGAGCGACTCGGAACGCGGGTTCTCGCACCGAGTACCGTCGCCCGACTGTTCGACGCGCTCGCACCCGAACCCGACGATTCGGTCCTGATCGTCGGCGCAGGCATTGGATACACGGCCGCGCTCGCGGCGGAGATCGTGGGCCCCGAGCGCGTCCACGCCGTCGACATCACCCGCCGGGTGGTGTACGAGGCTCGCGAGAATCTCGCCACCGCCGGCTACGACGCCGTCCTCGTCGACTGTCGGGACGGCAGTGAGGGGCTGGCCGAGTACGCACCGTATGATCGGATTCTGCTCGAAGCGGCGGCAGTGAACCCCCCGCGCGCACTCCTTGACCAGCTGGCCCCCGACGGCCGACTGGTCATGCCCCTGGGAGCGCGTGACCAGACGCTCGTGACCGTCGAGGGCGGCGAAGTCTGTCAGCGCCACGGTGGTGTCGCCTTCGCCCCGTTGCTCGTCGAGGGCGAGCAAAGCGGTGCCGTCGAGCGCAACCGGACCCACCGCGAGGACCGCGAGCGCGCCCAGCAAGCCGCCCAATCGAGGACCGGCTGGGAACAGGACTGGATCGACTGGGACGGCTAGTAAACTACCCCACCCTACTTCGCTCGGTCTGACGACCTCGCTTCGTTGAGGGTTCCGTCAGACGAGGTCTGACGACGTGGAGGCTGTGAGCCTCCACTGGAGCTTTCGCGTGGACTCCCGCTCTGGCCGGAATTTCCGGCAGGAGGTTCATATTCTCCGTTCGCGTTCAACGTCCCGCGATTCAAGCGCACGCCTACGGGTGCGCCTCCGCCGTCCCCAGTTTGGTTACGACGGAGATACCGCAGTCCGATATTCTTGGCGGCGTTGTAGTCGGCGTGGTTCTCGTACCCGCATTTCAGGCACTCGAAGTCCTCGCTGTCGCGGTTGTCCGGGTGCGTGAACCCACAGTGTGAACAACGCCGTGAGGTGTTCTCCGGGTCCACCTGCTCTACATCGATACCGTGGAGTTCGGCCTTGTATTCGACGTACTCGTACAACCGCTCAAATGCCCACTTGTGCCCCCACGAGGCACCAGAGAGCCGGCCACGGATGCCGGTCAGCTCCTCAAAGGCGATGACCGTACAACCGTTCTCGGCGGCTTCTTCGATGATACCGTTTGCAATCCGGTGGAGCATCATCTTGAACCGCCCCGTCTCTTTGCGCCCGACCGACTGGATGTTCTCGTGAGCGTGACGGCTTCCGCATTGCTGGAGTGAGGCGCGCCGTTTCTCGTACTCGCGCCGCCAGTGGTCGAACTCGTGACCGCTCCAGAACGTGCCCGTTGAAGTGACGGCGAGTTGGTTTACGCCGAGGTCAATGCCGAGGACTGTGCTGTGCCCGGTCGTTGCCTGTTTCGGCGTGTCAGACTCCACCTCCGCCTTTGTGCGGAGATGAAGGAACCACTCGCCGTCCTTGTTGTGAAGTTCCGCACTCGTCACCTCGTGATCGTCGCTGTCGAGATACCGGCTGTGGGGCGTGTCGCGGTCGTCGTCCGGCAGGACGTACTCGACTTCGATACGTCCGTCTATCGTGGCGAGGGAAACGTGGTCGTCGTGGAAGGTCGCACACCGTTTGTCGTAGACGACAGTCGGCTTCGAGAAGTGTGGTTTGCCAGCGTACTCGCCCTGTTTCCAGCGGGCGACGACGCCCTGTACGGCGTCGGCGGCCTTGTTGCGAGCGTTCTGGACGAGATTCGCGTGCAACCGCGTTTGTTCTCGCACGTCGTCGTAGGTTTCCTCCTGCAACTGTGCCTTACTGGTCGTCTTGTAGTCGCCCTGCCAAGCGTGGTCAACGACGTAGTCGGCGGCCCACAGAAACTCAGCAATTGTCTCGCGGAGAAGTGCGGTGTCGTCACTGTCCACGTCGAGTTTCACGGGGACAGTGCGCCGCACCTCCATACGTCAGATGTATGGCTGGTGATTTATTAGCATTTGGGAGAAAAGCCGACGACGGTACGTGGTTTGTGCCGGAGTTTTCGGCTTCTGCGTGCGGGCTTCGCCCGCTCGCACGGCCCGAGGCGCGTAGCGCCTCGCTGTCGTCGGACTACGTCCGACTGCCTGCGGGACCTTCAGTCCCGCTCTGTCCTCTCCGGCCTACTCGCGTCGTCCTTCCGACTGGCGTCGGAACTCTTCTCTCTCTTCTCACGGACGCGAAGCGTCCGTTCGAATGGTCAGAGGGGGCTCCGGTCCCTCTCGACTTGAGGCCGGAGGCTCCGCCTCGAAACTGCTGAGCTCCGGGACTCGGCGACCGCAGCGGCTGTATCGTAACCTAAGAGTGCCCACTTGGCGAAACCCAGCCAATGGCAGGTGAGAGTCACTCGCTCGCGCGAGTCGAACCGCTGGTGTTGATCGCCGTCGGCGGGTTCGCCGGTGCGATCCTTCGATACGCCTTCGCGATGGGGATGCCGTCGGCGATCCACGGCACGCTCGCTGCCAACGCACTGGGGAGTTTCGGGCTGGGTGTCCTGCTGTACGAGCGTCACCTGGCGAACGCGATCGCGCCCGAAACACGGTTGCTCGCCGGCACCGGCTTTCTGTCGTCGTTTACGACCTACAGCACCTTCGCGGTCGAGACGGCTGCACTCTCGCCGACACTCGCCGCCGGGAACGTTCTGGCGAACTACGGGCTGGGTATCGCGGGTGTCCTGGCCGGCCGCGCGGTCACCCGGGGGCTCGTATGAATCCGGCCATCCTCGTCGGGGTCGGTGGGACACTGGGCGCACTCGCCCGGCACCTGGTCGGCCAGCGCGTCGAAACTGACTACGCCGATACGCTCGCCGTCAACGTCATCGGAAGCTTCCTGTTGGGGACGATCGTGGCCGCGCCGGTCGGTGACCCGGTCGCGCTGGCGTTCGGGACCGGCTTCTGTGGCGCGTTCACGACCTTCTCGACGTTCGCCTTCGAGACTGTCCGGCTCTACGAGACCGGGAAACAGCGTCGCGCCCTCGCCAACGCGTCAGTCCACCTCGTCGCCGCACTGGTCGCCGTCGGTTTGGGGTCGCTGCTGGTCGGTATCGTCCTGGGATGAACACTCCCGTCGGTTCAGTGCGCTGTTGTCTGGTGGTGTTCGGTTGCTATGGCATGAATACACAATCCACGCAAAATTTATTATGAACCGCGGACAATCATCAACTGCATTCGAGGTGATCAGCCATGGCACTGCCCACGAGCCCAGCCAGCTCCTGGATGCAGAGCATGGATTTCCCGAGTCGACTGTTCGAAACAAGTAGTAGCGACTACGAACTGTACGAGGAGGACGATGAGTTCGTCCTCAGCGTCGAGTTGCCGGGATTTGACCCGGAAGAGATCTCCGTGACGTGGGACGATGGGGTCCTCAACATTGCAGCCGAACATGAGGACGATGGGCGCGACCAGCGTCGGACCTACCACCGTCGGTTCCGCTTCCCGAAGACCATCGACGACGAGGCGATCGCGGCCGAGTACGACAATGGCATCCTCGAAGTCCGGTTACCGGTGATGGCAGGTGCGACCACCCGCGGCAAGGAGATCGAGGTGCAGGCCTGATACGGCTGATCCGTCGTCCCCGCTTCGTCTCGGGGCATATTTTCCCGAGGTCGTGGCTCCCACCCATTCGAGTTCCTCGAAACGGTGGTCACGGCGAGTCAGCACGATCCCAGTGGAACGACCGCGCCGTCGTCGGTCCGTTCGAATCTGGTGCCGAACGGCTCCGAACGCTCGGCTATCGTCTCGTGCACCCACCGAGAAACGTCCGCATCAGCCAGAGAGACAGCTTTGTTCTCGATCTCGACTGGGACGAGCCGGAGCTCGTCGAGACGACCGTCGGTCACGACCAGCTCGAACAGCGCGCTGCGCTTGTTGTGCAGTCCGTCTTTGTGAATGTAGTCGTCAACGAAGTCGCCGGCGTCGTAGATAATTGGGCGGCCCTGGTACACTTCGACGCCCTGGAGCACGTGAGCGCTATGGCCATGGACCACGTCCACGCCCTGCTCGACGAGCCACCGGGCGAAGGCCTGCTGGGTTGGACTCGGGGACGTCTCCCAGTTGGACCCCCAGTGCAGTGACGCGACGACGAGGTCGGGATCGGCCGTTTCGACGCGCTCGAGGGTGTTTTGAACGATGGCACGCGTCGAACCTGCCGAGCGATCGAGTGGCGTGTGGGCTGTGCCGGGACTGTGCTCACCTGCGGCGTAGGCGGCCCACCGGTCGGTGAGCGAGATCACCGCGATGGTCAGGCTCGGGTCGAAGACGGCGGGTTCGAGCGCAGTACCGCGGTTTGGCCCTGCCCCAGTGTGGGCGATGCCTGCATTATCGAGGTGAGCGAGCGTCCTCTGGAGGCCCGACTCACCGAAGTCAAGCACGTGGTTGTTGGCGAGTGCGGCGACCGAGACGTTCGCTGCTTCGAGTGCTGGTACCGCGAAGTCGGGCTCGGCCCGGAAGTAGTAGGTCTTGCCCGGCCATCGCTCGCCCTTCTCGGGGCTGGCGATACAGCACTCCAGGTTCACCACGAGTCCGTCAAGGGCTTGTAGTCGCTCGATGGTGGATCCCCAGACGCCCGCGGCCTCGTTGTCGGTCCAGCGGTCGTTCACACCCCGTCCAAGCATGGCATCGCCGACGAAGCCGACGGTGGCAGATGCTCTGGACCTGTCCTCGTCACGTCGACTCTGCGTTTCGGTGTCGCTCGCACAGCCTCCCAGGGCCGTCGCCCCTGCCGCCAACAATCCGCGACGAGTCCAGCGCATAAGTGGGCATTACAGCACGATTGCCTTTATGACTCCGTCACCGGCGCGATCCATCTTGGCCAATAGGGTGGCCGTCCGCGTGATAATCATTGTCATTGCCGGAATCCGCATTGTCTGGCCACATTGACTCGCCGAGATCGAGCAGATCCAGATGCCGGCCACTGCCGACAGTCGATCCGTCGCTACCGGTCCAGCTCATTTCCCTTCTTATCAATAAAGAGAGTGCCGGTACGATTCTTAACATCGTCGCCACCCACAAAAACGTGGTCGACAAGAGCAAACAAAATCATCTGTGATAACTGGAAGCCTGTCTATTTATGCGATTCTGTCTTCGGATGAGGTGATGGATCGTACAGTCTTATGCGTCGATACGGACGCTCGGATTTCGACAGTCTCGACAGCAGTTGAGACTGAAGACAATCTCACTGCAATTGAAGCAAGATCTGTCGAGGATGCGTTGGACGTTATCGGCAGCGAACCGGTTGTTGGTGTCGTCACCGCGTACGACCTCGCTGATGGAACCGGGATGGATGTTATACAGGCAGTTCGTGAACAGACTCCACAGACGCCAGTTGTCCTCTTCACGGATGTTTCGCCGGCCGAAATCGATACGAACTCCGTCGAGGAGGTACTCGTCGAGTATCTCAACCGGGATATCCCGGATGCGACTGACCGGCTGGGATTTATCGTCAACGACGTCATCGATCATAGTGCCCAAGTTGGCTTTCTCACCCCCGACAACGAGGACGAACGACTCGACGCACTCGACCAGTATGACATCGACTCATTGCCAATCGAAGAGAGTTTTGAGCGCCTAACGGACCTCATCACGGCACACTTCGATGTCGCAGTCGCGTTCGTTGGCCTCATCGAGGAGGACGAAGAGAACTTCCTCGCCTGTACCGGTGGGGACTGGGACTCGTTGACGCGTGAAGATACGATCTGTACGCACAGTATGCTCCAGGAAGACGTGATGGTTGTCGAAGACATTGCCAACGATAAGCGATTCAACAAAAACGAACAGTTGGAAAACCTCGGCATTGTCTCCTACGCCGGGGCGAACATGACCAGTTCCGATGGCCACGTCATCGGGCAGGTGTGTGCTCTCGGGCACGAGCCACGGCGCTACACTGCGAAAGAAAAGCACGACCTCGAACAGTTCGCCGACACGGCGATGGAAATTCTGGAACTGCGCCAGTCCGTCCTCGACAATCAGGACGTGGAGGTCCACCAATGAGCCTCCGCAACGACGCCTTCGAGACCGCCCAGCTCCCGATCGACGATATCGAAAGCGGACAATCCATCCTGCTGGTCGGCGACGACACCACCGCACTGAAGACGGTGTTTGCCCGGCTCGTCGCTGCCGATGCGGACGAACGCAGTGTCGTGCTTGCGACGAACGCTGGCGGGCGTTCGATCCAGCGACTGCTCGACGACGCACGCGATGGCGCGGGCTCGCGTGCCTCGAT contains:
- a CDS encoding fluoride efflux transporter FluC, which produces MNPAILVGVGGTLGALARHLVGQRVETDYADTLAVNVIGSFLLGTIVAAPVGDPVALAFGTGFCGAFTTFSTFAFETVRLYETGKQRRALANASVHLVAALVAVGLGSLLVGIVLG
- a CDS encoding RNA-guided endonuclease InsQ/TnpB family protein, which gives rise to MEVRRTVPVKLDVDSDDTALLRETIAEFLWAADYVVDHAWQGDYKTTSKAQLQEETYDDVREQTRLHANLVQNARNKAADAVQGVVARWKQGEYAGKPHFSKPTVVYDKRCATFHDDHVSLATIDGRIEVEYVLPDDDRDTPHSRYLDSDDHEVTSAELHNKDGEWFLHLRTKAEVESDTPKQATTGHSTVLGIDLGVNQLAVTSTGTFWSGHEFDHWRREYEKRRASLQQCGSRHAHENIQSVGRKETGRFKMMLHRIANGIIEEAAENGCTVIAFEELTGIRGRLSGASWGHKWAFERLYEYVEYKAELHGIDVEQVDPENTSRRCSHCGFTHPDNRDSEDFECLKCGYENHADYNAAKNIGLRYLRRNQTGDGGGAPVGVRLNRGTLNANGEYEPPAGNSGQSGSPRESSSGGSQPPRRQTSSDGTLNEARSSDRAK
- a CDS encoding CrcB family protein, which encodes MAGESHSLARVEPLVLIAVGGFAGAILRYAFAMGMPSAIHGTLAANALGSFGLGVLLYERHLANAIAPETRLLAGTGFLSSFTTYSTFAVETAALSPTLAAGNVLANYGLGIAGVLAGRAVTRGLV
- a CDS encoding metallophosphoesterase, yielding MKIGVIADTHDASDVIERAVERFIVEDVEAVIHCGDIVAPFSATPFDADFDFYAVRGNNDGEWALADTVEAFGTYLEEMGELTFDGVDFAVYHGTSDAIVDALVESGSYDYVLHGHTHERVSEERDGTVRLNPGGVPIPQAPNPPAALVVDTETGGIEAFELD
- a CDS encoding protein-L-isoaspartate O-methyltransferase family protein, with the translated sequence MDRAVLREDMVDGLRHRRESLLSEAAVASAMGTVPRHDFFDDDRTAYADRETERLGTRVLAPSTVARLFDALAPEPDDSVLIVGAGIGYTAALAAEIVGPERVHAVDITRRVVYEARENLATAGYDAVLVDCRDGSEGLAEYAPYDRILLEAAAVNPPRALLDQLAPDGRLVMPLGARDQTLVTVEGGEVCQRHGGVAFAPLLVEGEQSGAVERNRTHREDRERAQQAAQSRTGWEQDWIDWDG
- a CDS encoding aminopeptidase, producing MSDTGLRGPAETAVLQCLALESGESCLIVTDDERRPIGEALYAVASETTDDAMIIQYPPGDQHGEEPPEPVATAMASADVVLAPTTKSLTHTRARTDATDAGARVATLPGITEEVFTTGLDVDYTEIHAASERLLDAVEDAAELRVTSPQGTDITVTPGDREWQLDTGIVHEPGQLSNLPAGEIFLSPETADGTIVVTGTMAPHGLLDKAQSIRLEVEDGYVTSIDDDTIREQVETAAEEVGRDAYNLAELGIGTNVGVVQLVGSVLLDEKAGGTVHFAVGDDAGIGGDTDAPIHLDGILRNPTVYADGEEIDLPTP
- a CDS encoding CapA family protein, translating into MRWTRRGLLAAGATALGGCASDTETQSRRDEDRSRASATVGFVGDAMLGRGVNDRWTDNEAAGVWGSTIERLQALDGLVVNLECCIASPEKGERWPGKTYYFRAEPDFAVPALEAANVSVAALANNHVLDFGESGLQRTLAHLDNAGIAHTGAGPNRGTALEPAVFDPSLTIAVISLTDRWAAYAAGEHSPGTAHTPLDRSAGSTRAIVQNTLERVETADPDLVVASLHWGSNWETSPSPTQQAFARWLVEQGVDVVHGHSAHVLQGVEVYQGRPIIYDAGDFVDDYIHKDGLHNKRSALFELVVTDGRLDELRLVPVEIENKAVSLADADVSRWVHETIAERSEPFGTRFERTDDGAVVPLGSC
- a CDS encoding DUF3368 domain-containing protein, yielding MYVFDATPLIYLATVDRLGMLTEFEDDRLVPERVYDEVVTVGLDAGHADARRVERAVEDDVLTVATVERTASFERLAANDSLSEADAAVLALAAARDGTGVMDEQYGRDVAAAEGIETRGTAYLVLRSLKRDAITAEEARETIDAMVDAGWYCAPDLYAKLLRRIEDLA
- a CDS encoding HVO_0476 family zinc finger protein; translation: MSESSQRVGLPCPACSPDLETVHEVLSTGGQATVRCTECDHVHKTSLPEEQTVQRDVVVSQDGESFKSTTEPPAEETLAVGEEFLLETEEAIMTVRITSLELAEGRVEEAQTEDVETIWTRAVGNVAVNATVHPKSGGRDETRSEQLHVPGDYEFVVGATDDLGDLSFTVEGIHLRDDAVGYQHEKLDHDNDKAFAKDINRLYLRDETSDAWSAW
- a CDS encoding protein-L-isoaspartate(D-aspartate) O-methyltransferase, coding for MGWWDSGGEGSGDGESGFERQRDELIEQLRKRERVSERALDALAAVPRHEFVPESKRRHAYADRPLPIGEGQTISAPHMVAIMVDCLELEPGQAVLEIGTGCGYHAAVTAEVVGGENVYSVEYHSSLAERARDRLAKLGYGDISITVGDGHDGWPEHAPYDRAYLTAAASAVPDALLDQLRPGGIFLGPIGDRRQTLVRIQKRPDGSTERETFGGVRFVQMQGGT
- a CDS encoding Hsp20/alpha crystallin family protein yields the protein MALPTSPASSWMQSMDFPSRLFETSSSDYELYEEDDEFVLSVELPGFDPEEISVTWDDGVLNIAAEHEDDGRDQRRTYHRRFRFPKTIDDEAIAAEYDNGILEVRLPVMAGATTRGKEIEVQA
- a CDS encoding UPF0175 family protein, encoding MGTISARVPDDLEDELEMYLEEERLDRSTAVRKLLAEGLEDWRRDRAIERFEAGDISFSRAAELADMSVWDFTRLLEERDVTWVADDHLADDIDSL
- a CDS encoding GAF domain-containing protein, which translates into the protein MDRTVLCVDTDARISTVSTAVETEDNLTAIEARSVEDALDVIGSEPVVGVVTAYDLADGTGMDVIQAVREQTPQTPVVLFTDVSPAEIDTNSVEEVLVEYLNRDIPDATDRLGFIVNDVIDHSAQVGFLTPDNEDERLDALDQYDIDSLPIEESFERLTDLITAHFDVAVAFVGLIEEDEENFLACTGGDWDSLTREDTICTHSMLQEDVMVVEDIANDKRFNKNEQLENLGIVSYAGANMTSSDGHVIGQVCALGHEPRRYTAKEKHDLEQFADTAMEILELRQSVLDNQDVEVHQ